The Musa acuminata AAA Group cultivar baxijiao unplaced genomic scaffold, Cavendish_Baxijiao_AAA HiC_scaffold_683, whole genome shotgun sequence genome has a window encoding:
- the LOC135663176 gene encoding cytochrome f, whose protein sequence is MQNKNTFSWVKEEMTRSISVSIMIYVITRASISNAYPIFAQQGYENPREATGRIVCANCHLANKPVDIEVPQAVLPDTVFEAVVRIPYDKQLKQVLANGKKGTLNVGAVLILPDGFELAPLDRISPELKEKIGNLSFQSYRPNKRNIIVIGPVPGQKYSEIVFPILSPDPATKKDVHFLKYPIYVGGNRGRGQIYPDGSKSNNTVYNATSAGIVSRIVRKEKGGYEITIVDASDGHQVVDIIPPGPELLVSEGESIKLDQPLTSNPNVGGFGQGDAEIVLQDPLRVQGLLFFLASVILAQVFLVLKKKQFEKVQLYEMNF, encoded by the coding sequence atgcaaaataaaaatactttttcttgggtAAAGGAAGAGATGACTCGATCCATTTCTGTATCGATCATGATATATGTAATAACTCGGGCATCTATTTCAAATGCATATCCCATTTTTGCGCAGCAGGGTTATGAAAACCCGCGAGAAGCAACGGGACGAATTGTATGTGCCAATTGCCATTTAGCTAATAAACCCGTGGATATTGAAGTTCCGCAAGCTGTGCTTCCTGATACTGTATTTGAAGCAGTTGTTCGAATCCCTTATGATAAGCAACTGAAACAAGTTCTTGCTAATGGTAAAAAGGGGACTTTGAATGTGGGGGCTGTTCTCATTTTACCCGACGGATTCGAATTAGCCCCCCTTGATCGTATTTCTCCTGAGTTGAAAGAAAAGATAGGAAATCTGTCTTTTCAGAGTTATCGTCCcaacaaaagaaatattattgtgATAGGTCCTGTTCCCGGTCAGAAATATAGTGAAATCGTCTTTCCCATTCTTTCCCCCGACCCTGCTACGAAGAAAGACGTTCACTTCTTAAAATATCCCATATACGTAGGTGGGAACAGAGGAAGGGGTCAGATTTATCCTGATGGTAGCAAAAGTAACAATACAGTCTATAATGCTACATCAGCAGGTATAGTAAGCAGAATAGTACGTAAAGAAAAAGGGGGATATGAAATAACCATAGTTGATGCATCGGATGGACATCAAGTGGTTGATATTATACCTCCAGGACCAGAACTTCTTGTTTCAGAGGGTGAATCCATCAAGCTTGATCAACCATTAACAAGCAATCCCAATGTGGGAGGCTTTGGTCAGGGAGATGCAGAAATAGTGCTTCAAGACCCATTACGGGTCCAaggtcttttgttcttcttggcatctgttattttggcacaagtttttttggttcttaaaaagaaacagtttgaaaaggttcaattgtacgaaatgaatttctag